The Candidatus Nanopelagicales bacterium nucleotide sequence AGTGGGTGGAGTACGACGTGTCATTCCCAACCCCATTGCCAGTCGGCGTCGAACGCCTCGCTGAGTTCGTAGTCGCTCTCCACCTTGCGTACTGCCGTGTCGTCCATGGCGTCCACTCCTCTGCTGTCCTCTGCCTGCCCATTGCTGGCTCTCTGCTGGCTCCTCGGCTGGCCAGTGACGTCTCACAGGAAGGACGCGCGCAGGGGGCGACATGCAACAGTTTCTGGGAGGGAATTCCGCCCCTGAGTAAGGAATCCGCCCCTGAGTAAGGAATCCGCCCCTGAGTAAGGAATCCGCCCCTGGGTAGGGATCCGATTCTTCGCGAGGAAGCGAACGACAGCAGTGGTGGTTCTTCCCCGAACCCCCGTGCGGCGGGGAGGTCAGACGGCGGACAGCGTCATGATCACGGCGAGGATGACGGCCGGCGCGAACGCGAGGATCATCAGCGCGACCGCCCAGGTCCACCTGCCCCGCCCCCACGACCGCCAGGCCGCGACGCTGAACCCGATCGGCCACAGCGGGTACAACAGCACCAGCCCACCGAAGATCCAGGCGCCGACACTGCCTTCGGTGGCAGCTGCGATGACGGTCACGACAGCCACCACGGCCCAGATGATCAAGGTGATGACCGCGAGCACCTGACCGGCGATCAGGGCTGCCAGGTATGGACCGCGGGGCGTATCTGGTGCCTCACGGACCGCCGGGATGGCGTCGGTCATGTCCCCACTCATGGCCCCAGGGTACGGTCCGGCCGCCTTGTCAGACGTCGGACCAGGCCATTCACCGTCGGGCGCCAACTGTCGGGCGCCAACTGTCGGGCGCCAACGGTCGGGCGCCAACGGTCGGGCGCCAACTGTCGAGTGTCACTGTCGGGCTGCCCCGGCGGTCACTGCTGGATGGGATGCGGATACACGGGCGCGCGGTGTTGAAACGACAGGATCTTGGGGTTCACGATGACTCCGTCACGGATCTCGATCGCCTTGCGGATCGTGGGGCTGTGGTCCCACGCGCCGGTGAGAACGGGCCGCAGATGAGGGATCAGTGCCTCGCTGTTCTCCCACGTGGCGGACTCCCACAGGTACGACGGACTGTGGTCGACGCCGTAGTAGTGCACATCGTCACCCACCACGATCATCGGATCGTCGAAGGTCGTGGGCCGCGCGAAGGAGAACCCCATCGCGGCGTCGCAGGACACATCGACAATCACCGTGCCCGGCCGGAGTCGGGGCAGGTCCTCGTCGGTGAGGAACATGAGGGGCTCGTCGGTGTCTTGCAGGACACAGTTCACGATGAGGTCGAATTCGGCAAGGAATTCCTCGGTCGGCACCGGGCCAGAGCCCTTCAGTGTCATGGTCCGGGAGGGATCGTCGGTACGCCTTTCGAGGCCGCCGAGAGTCACGTTGGGGATCGGCGCGGCCACCAGATGCACGTCGCGCATTGTCAGTGCGACGACGTCGACCACGCCCAGGCTCTCGAGTGCGTTGGCGGCCCCGCGAGCGGTGTTGCCGAACCCGATCAGTACCGCGCGCCGCCGCCGTCCGTAGGCGCCTGTGAACCCGCGGAGCGACATGGCGTGCAGCACGGATGCGTAGCCCGCCAACTCGTTGTTCATGTGGAACACATGGATCACGAAACGGCCGTGTTCACTCCAGTGGTTCATCGCCTCCCAGGCGATCAGAGTGAGTCTTCGGTCGATCGCGACCTGCGTGAGTTCGGGATCCTGCACGCAATGGGGCCATCCCCACAGGATCTGGTCGTCCCGCATCTCGAGCACATCGGACAGCGTCGGCTTCGGCAGCAGCAGGACATCGCTGTGGGCGATGAGCTCGGAATGAGTCCGAAAACCGGCGACCAGCTCAGCCAGCTCCTCGTCACGCACCCCGAAGTGGGAGCCGTAGTCGTGTTCCAACCAGATCCGGGATCGCAGGTCGGGATCGATTCGGTCGAAGTGGCGCGGATGCAGTGGCAGCCGCCGCTCGTTCTCCTTGCCTGAACGGCCGAACACTCCCAGGGACAGTTCGGCCACAGCAGACTCCCTCGATCGGCGACTCATCCGCAGCGTATCCACCGCTGCGTCCGCAGCGCGAAGGCCGTCGACAGCGAGCGGACGAGGCCAGGCGTGGCTGCCGCGGGAAACGTGATCGGCGCGAAATGAGTCGTTGGATCGCACTACGTTCGGAGGATGATCTCTCGCATCCTCGTCGGCACCGTGACCGCCGGTCTCGTCATCGCGGTGGCGGCCCCATCGTTCGCCCAGCCGGCCGATCCGCCCCAGACCCAGACATCCGCTGAGACGGCGCAAGCGAGCAACAAGTCCAAGCAGATGAAGAAGGCCCAGAAGTGGGCGCGAAAGTCCAAGGCCTTGGACGCTCGGATCTGCCGGTCTGGCAACTACCCGGCCTTGAAGACCTCCGTGGGTTCGGGTGCTTATCTCATGACCCAGCAACGGTGGCAGAAGTTCGGGGGCACGGCTTTCGCCGCGCGCCCGAACAAGGCCTCGCGGCGCGACCAGAATCTCGTCGCGTGGCGGATGTTCAAGTCCTCCGGATGGAACAACCTCGGTTGTCCGCGGGCCGACTGGATGCGTGCTGCCTATCAGCGGGCCAAGAGCACCCCCTTGGGCGAGATGCTGATCCCCGGCACCCATGACTCGGGCTCGTCGCTGATCGACACTGATCCTCCGTGCGCCCCGCAGGTCATCGCCGGAATCAGTGCGGTGTTCGCCCAGGCGGCCCAGGTGAATCCCTGCGGGGCCGCTGACGAGGCGCGCGCGCAGGAGGAGAATCTCGGCGATCAGTTGCGCGGCGGGGTTCGCTATCTCGACATCCGGGTGGG carries:
- a CDS encoding N(5)-(carboxyethyl)ornithine synthase; amino-acid sequence: MAELSLGVFGRSGKENERRLPLHPRHFDRIDPDLRSRIWLEHDYGSHFGVRDEELAELVAGFRTHSELIAHSDVLLLPKPTLSDVLEMRDDQILWGWPHCVQDPELTQVAIDRRLTLIAWEAMNHWSEHGRFVIHVFHMNNELAGYASVLHAMSLRGFTGAYGRRRRAVLIGFGNTARGAANALESLGVVDVVALTMRDVHLVAAPIPNVTLGGLERRTDDPSRTMTLKGSGPVPTEEFLAEFDLIVNCVLQDTDEPLMFLTDEDLPRLRPGTVIVDVSCDAAMGFSFARPTTFDDPMIVVGDDVHYYGVDHSPSYLWESATWENSEALIPHLRPVLTGAWDHSPTIRKAIEIRDGVIVNPKILSFQHRAPVYPHPIQQ